The stretch of DNA TATATAGAAAAGAAACGATCGAATATATTGCGAATGAAATGAAACTTGAAATAGATATTTTAACAGACAGATTCATAGTGTTAAGAAAAACTACACCATCAAATATCTGCCCTTGAAACTAGAAATCTTATATCAAGACGATTACCTGGTCGCGATCAACAAACCGAATGGCTTACTGGTTCACCGTACAAAAATGGCCTCTGATGCTACTGAGTTTGCACTACAAAAATTACGTGATCAATTGGACAAACAAGTTTACCCTTGTCACCGCCTTGATCGTAAAACAAGTGGTCTGTTATTATTTGCCTTGAATGAAAGCACCAACAGCCTTATGCAACTACAATTTTCAGAAGGCAAAATAAACAAAAGGTATTTGGCCATCGTTCGAGGCTTTGCCCCAACTGAGGGACTGATAGATTACCCACTAAAAAAAGATAATGGCAAACCACAAGATGCCATTACAAAATATAAAACAGTGGATCGTGCCGAAATGAAAATTCCTTTTGCAGGGCATACAACATCTCGTTATTCGCTGCTGGAAGTAGAGCCCTTAAGTGGACGGATGCATCAAATCAGAAAACATTTGGCTCATATTTTTCACCCCATCATAGGCGACAGGCCACATGGCTGCAATAAACAGAATAAACTATTCAAAGAAAAGTGGAATATGATGAGCATGATGCTGCATGCAAGCTCGATAACATTTTCTCATCCTATTACTAATGAGAAAATTAATATTATTGCTCAACCATCAGAAGAATTTTTAAGGACATCTCAATTTCTTGGATTTAAAATCAGTTTCGAAAATGAATTATGTATTTCTTAGGAAAACAACTTATGAATTAAACAATAATATTTAAATGTTGGGAATTGACCTAAAAAATTGAAGAAAAGGTGTATTTTTAAAATGAAAATAATAATAATTATCAAAAATGAAAAAAGTAATATTGAATAGTGTGTTTTTAAGTTTGCTGATTCTAATGAGTTGTAACAACTCAAAAGAAGTTGAAGAAACAAAAGATAGCCTTGTAAAATCAGATCAAGAAAAAGTGAAAGATTATTCTGGCACCATAAAAGATTTAATGCCCATAGAGCAAGGCCAAAATTTTGTTATGCAAACACAAAATGAATTGGCTAAGAATCTAATGAATGAAATCAATACAAAAGGAACAGAACATGCTTTGACTTTTTGTTCTGCTAAAGCATATCCCTTAACCGACAGTATGGCGCAGTCATTAGATATACAAATTAAAAGAGTTTCAGATAGAACCAGAAATCCAAACAATAAGGCAAACAAACATGAGGCGGCCTACATAACCAAATCAAAAAGGCTCCTTGCAAAAGGAGAAATAATAAAACCGGAAATGACTGAAACAAATAAGAAAATGGTGGGATATTATCCAATACTGACAAATAAAATGTGTATGCAATGTCATGGAAATCAGGATACAGAAGTTTTATCAGAAACCCTTGTACAAATTAAAAAATTGTATCCAAATGACAAAGCCATAGATTATAAAACTAATGAATTGAGAGGAATATGGGTAGTAGAAATGAATAATAAAAATACACTACACAATAGTATATAATTGCTAGCGTAAGCCTAAACAATAATCTATACCGAATAGTTATTAAGAATGGAATATTATTGTAACAAACATGTACTAATGGTTTGGGAATTATTAGGCGATAATGTAAAGGCTGCAACTGTTGAGAAAGGTGTATTTGATGAAACCCCTGATTCACCACCAACATTAATTGCAATGGGAAATCTATATTTTAAATCAATCGAGGAATTTGAAAGTTCCTTTGGCACAAATGCTGATAAAATAATGGCAGATTTGCCGAATTTTACAAATATTGAGCCTACTATTCAAATCAGTGAAGTGGTCATTTAAATTGTGAAGAAGAATTAGCTTATAAATAAAGCATGTATAAAAGCAATGCATTTATACACTCGTTATGAGCAATGAAATTAACAGAAGAAAAATTTGGGGTAAAATCATATTTACTTCATTGGTCTCTTTTTCCCTCCCTTTGAAATGAAGGCAGATAATACCCCTATTACAATAAAGAAACCATCACGAAATAAATGTATAATTTCAACTTGTAAACTTAAAACCTCTTTATCATACTGTTTTATCGGCAGCTTACTCTGTTTATGTTTTCGGTTTACTGTCTGAATTATTATATGTTGAAAGAATGGATTCATAACGAGCTGAAATCTAAAATATCTACGTATTTTTTTTACTAGTGTAAATTAATAAGATAGAAAATTGAGCAATACATAATTTGACAGCATGCATATTAACTGAATAATTCTATCAAGATGATACAGCTAAGTTACTATTATTAAACACATTTTGATATTAAAATAAGTAAAAAGGGTGATTTTGCTAAGAAGACTGCCTTCCATTCAGTGCCTATTAAAGTCAATTAAAGTGATATCATACAGAAATAGTTAACAAATACAAAAAAACAACTACCTTTATAGACGATGGATCATTATAAGTAAATATTGATATATGTCCTCGGTTTTGTCTGGGTATTATTTGCATCCGATTACTTTGCAAAATTCTTTCAAAAAATTCGTTTACCACTAATTACCGGTTTTTTGGTTACAGGAATTATCAGTGGACCACATGTATTGAACCTGATTGAGGAAGATGCAATTAATAAGCTCGGTTTTATTAATGATATCGCACTTGCATTCATTGCATTTGCAGCGGGTGCTGAGTTATATTTAAAGGAATTACGAAGCCGATTTAAAAGCATAGTTTGGAATACAATTGGGCAGCTTTTTGTCACTTTTTTTGCCGCCTCCACAGCTATTTACTTCCTGGCTGAATTCATTCCGTTTATGCAAAATATGACAACAGGATACAAAATTGCGGTTGCTATATTAGGTGCCACTATTTTTATCGCACGATCTCCATCATCCGCTATTGCTGTTATAAGTGAAATGCGTGCTAAAGGTCCGT from Bacteroidota bacterium encodes:
- a CDS encoding pseudouridylate synthase, whose amino-acid sequence is MKYLPLKLEILYQDDYLVAINKPNGLLVHRTKMASDATEFALQKLRDQLDKQVYPCHRLDRKTSGLLLFALNESTNSLMQLQFSEGKINKRYLAIVRGFAPTEGLIDYPLKKDNGKPQDAITKYKTVDRAEMKIPFAGHTTSRYSLLEVEPLSGRMHQIRKHLAHIFHPIIGDRPHGCNKQNKLFKEKWNMMSMMLHASSITFSHPITNEKINIIAQPSEEFLRTSQFLGFKISFENELCIS
- a CDS encoding DUF3365 domain-containing protein: MKKVILNSVFLSLLILMSCNNSKEVEETKDSLVKSDQEKVKDYSGTIKDLMPIEQGQNFVMQTQNELAKNLMNEINTKGTEHALTFCSAKAYPLTDSMAQSLDIQIKRVSDRTRNPNNKANKHEAAYITKSKRLLAKGEIIKPEMTETNKKMVGYYPILTNKMCMQCHGNQDTEVLSETLVQIKKLYPNDKAIDYKTNELRGIWVVEMNNKNTLHNSI
- a CDS encoding EthD family reductase, encoding MEYYCNKHVLMVWELLGDNVKAATVEKGVFDETPDSPPTLIAMGNLYFKSIEEFESSFGTNADKIMADLPNFTNIEPTIQISEVVI